In Dromaius novaehollandiae isolate bDroNov1 chromosome 13, bDroNov1.hap1, whole genome shotgun sequence, the genomic window CTCTTCCTACCCAGGCTTAACAACAAACGCATGGATGCGAATGTTGAGATGGTTCATGGCACAATTCACAGTCGGTAGGTTAGCACTGGCCAAGACTTTCCTGCTGCACAGCAGAGTCTATGGGGAAACTGGCCCCCTGCCCCGTAGCCCACGCTTCTGAGAGGAGCTCAGATCTGCCGCACACAACACGGATCTCACGGGAAGAAATTAAGCACAGGAGCCTTCTGTGCAAGTTGCCATTGTCTGGGGCAAAACAACAGCAAGATGAGGAAGGGGACAGAAGGGTCTTGCACCCACCTGTCAGCACCAACTGTAAAAGATGTCAGAACAAGCCACAGCAACATTAAGAGAATCCCTCGATGCTCCTTCAGACTGTGCAAGGCAACCTGACACAAGAATGACATGTAACTGGGGTCACATCAGCACCAGTGACAGCTGACAGtttctgctgcctgctgcaggcaggaggcattGGGCTGCATATGAGCCTGTTTCagttaggtgttttttttttgttttttttttttaatgcttttaagcCCATTTCAAAAGGTGTAAGGGAACCTTTCAGGTGCAAAACCAGTTCAGAATGCACCAGCTTATGCACTTCGCACTCATTCCCAGCTCTGTACCCAGCTCCTATAACAAAGACTCATCATCTCCTCTATACCTGGGGAAAGACCCAGACCCGGAgccccagggacagcacagccaCCAAGCTTCAGAAGCCAGGGCATGGCTATGCGCACTGTCATTTACAGTGGGAATCCTCCCCTTGCTGCCAAGGTGAGAGAATTTCTCAAAGGAAACCACCTACTCCAATTTTAAGTCAAGTACACAGGTATTACACCAGCTTCTCTGAGCAATGATGCACCCAGAAAAAGGTTTCTGGAGAGGAGGACGTGCTTTGTCACTTCTGACACAACCAATCATTAAGCAGCCAGCCAGTCTGCAGGttttcaggagagaaaaacaaGTCTCCTAAGAGGACAGACTGGCCTAGAGCACAGCAAAAGCTTAAATGAGTTCCCTCCCCAAGGAAGGTCTCTTTCCATGGGAGACTGCTAATGGTCAGAGCAGAGGGCTTCTATCAGTCCAGTCAATTAGAGATTCTTCTGATCCAGCTCTGGCCTTGAGTTACTTTTGTTCCTATACATCCTTTTTGCAATAAGAAAGCTCTGTTTCCtcctctgcaggatcccttcagCCATACAAAGCTATGTTACAGACTGGGATCACAAGGACTGCCAGGGAGCAATgtgaggaggcagggaggaaagggcagTCATGAATATTTTAACAGGGATGTGTACATTTGGGGTAAAAAGGCTTTATTAAAAGTGCATGCTTTTATTCAGAGGTACCAAGAGCAAGGAATCCCCTTCCCATCCCTGGCTGGGGAGTGCAGCGGCCTTTGCCACCCCTAGCCCTGTCCATCACAAATCACCCATCAAGTAGCCAGCGACTGAATGTTCTTCAGCATTTCGTCAAAAGCCTCACGGGAAGGCGCTTCAGCATTCTGGAACGAGACCTTGATCCGGCTGTAGAGACTGAAGGACTTGAGCTCCAACCAGATGAACCCAAAACGATCATCATCAAAGAGGACAAAAACACCTGGTGTTCGCTCAGGGCTGGTGAAGCCATGGCCAGCAATAAGCCCCGTCCCATAAAAACTGCAGGGAGAAAGGAACAGCAAGAAAGATGTGAGAAGAATCATCAGTACctgacatttcatttaaaaaaataaaaattatgatcAAGCCATCCTCAAACATGCTGCTGGGCACTACAGAATAAGGAGCTTTACATTCAGTCAGTTCTTATGACACAGCACAAACCACCACTGCTACCATTTCAAGAGGAGGAACTATCCATTGCTATGTACGTTCACCTGTGCCTTTGAGGAGCTTGCTGCTTTGGGGTATTCTAAGAATTAGCACCTGCACACTAAAGCTGAATTTCTCTGCAGCTTGACCCAGTAATCAAGCTGAGATTTACCTCTGCAACTGAAGGATCAGCCCAGACCTGACAATCcttataggaaaaaaatgcatgtggaGAGGGTGACCAGAGAGGCAAACCTTGTGACAAAAAACAGGGGATGGCAGAAGgaagcatgaaaaaagaaaacaccactaaaaaaagaaaagtctaacTGGAGCTGGGGATGAGTAAAGGTCAGGCTAACCTCCAAGCATGAAGCAGGTGGAGCAGGGTTTTATTCACACACAGCTTGgttgtggcagcagcagcagcagctatttgGGATTAACCAGCTATTGGTAGGTTTTTCCATGGAGCACAAGTTTTTGGCTGAAGATCACCTGCCTAAGCCTCAGCTTTTGGGCTCTTTCTCCACACTCCATTTAGTGAACTGCCTCACTGACTCCAAGTCCAATTCAGCAAAGTTCTTCACATTCTTGCACTTTCTGCTTAGGGTGCTCAGCATCTTCCAGAGTTGGCCTCAAAGCACCAGAGGCCAGAGAGGGGTGGGAGAAAGCACTATGTTCCCACAGCCAAGAAACACAGATGACACAGAACAGGAAGCGGTTTGAAGAGATCCCCAAACATACGAGCCGGGCAGTTCTtaggggaaaacaaaagaaaacaaacaaaaagaaagaaaatacaggagaGGTAGTACTGGATTTAGACGCAGCAGGATAAAACTTGCTAAAGAAGCAGAATGGCAGATGACAGCATAGCAGGAAACAGAGGGAACAAACAAGCACAAAAGACAGGGCAGCAAAGGAAGAGAAACTGGGCGCAAGAGGAGGCTGGGAGATCTGCATGCAGGTAGAGGACAAGCAAATACAGCACGTGCCTCAAAGACTCCCTTTTTGGTTTCAAAAAGTAACCGGAATGACTAGGCTTTAAAAACCACCACTCTCTGTTACCAAATTCGGCAGGTCCTAGGATAGTCTTCATTCCTCGATATGACTCCCATGGGCAGCACAAAGGGCTGGGAAGCTGGTGCCTTGTCCTGGGCCGCCCCTTCAGCTCCAGCCGCAGTCTCTTCCCCCTTGGCACCTTCTCCCCCCAGGGCCTGTGCAGCAGGCTGGGAGGCAGCTTGCTGGGAAcagtcctcttcctcctgccgttgttcctcctcctgctcctcccggcGCACCTGCTCCTGGACCTCAAGGACGATGCGAGAGAGCTCACTAAAATCACGTAGGTTCTCGATGTCAGGTAGCTGAAGAGGATGTGCCAGGTCAATCTCCACAGTCTGCTGCCCAGCTGGGATGTTGGGATCTCCCTAAAGACAGGAAACACCACCTACGGTTGCAGAGGCAGGGTGCTACAAAGTTCATACCTGCATCCTCCCCATGTCTATCACCTGACAAGGACAAGCTTTTCTAAACAGTTCCCCCCATTCTACAGTCACTGAGTTGACAACTAAAAGCCTCAGACCTCATTCATAGCTCCCTGAACTGCCTGCGTCACTCCTGCATTCCCCGTCCTGAAAATGGGATTTTAGTCAAATGCTATTAGCcaggctgtgcttgcaagggTGAAAGACAAAGTCACAGCCACAACCGCATTTCATCAGGATCCCTCCCTGCAAATGTTTGGTACCTGCTCTACAGATGCATATGATCTTTAGGGATCCGCTACCAGCTGCCCTCAGAAAGTAGCCAtcagggagagaaaggaaaggagaactgGGTGGAGTCATAAGAAAACTCTGCAGAGCAGGTTCTAGCTACTCTGCATGTGTTAAAGTTCACTTGATACCACCAGTCTCCATGAGGAACAGGCTTTGGGGTGGCAACAACCGATTACCTCCCAAGCAGATAACTGTCTCCTATGTATCCATGGCATCAAGGAGAGGAAACTTTACTTGGCagacaagagagaaaggaaaaggcactCACGGTGATTTTAGTCCCCTTGGCTTTCTTTCCATGAAAACTCAGCATGACGATCTCCAGCCCGTGGCTCCCATACGTTCCTTTGAAGAGACCTGGCTTTATAAGGTCGTCAGGGCTGCTAGGAGGGAGGTAGATGCGTCGATATGTCAAGCAGTTgctatgcaaaaaaagaaagtcaggGAGGTTAAAAGAGAACCCCTGCATGTGACGAACGTGTTGACAGTCTGCTTTTCTAGGTCCCTTTAGGTCATCATTGAGAGAAGGGCTGGATCTGTGATTTCAGCCATGCCAACAAGTACAACACATTTTGCTTCACACCTGTGCAAACACTCCCCCCtcatctcttcctccctccacttTTTCTTTCTACCAGTCCTTATTAGCACAGCAGGAGGTTCTGCAGCAAGGTCACAGTAAACCTCCTCACTCCCTGGGATTTCTGCAGAACCCAAAAGCAAAGCATATTTAAACATCTGCTACAACGAAGTAGCTCCTATTAGAAGTTTGGAGTGACAGTTAAAAAACTAATTCTCAGGAACTGTGTAATTTCTGCCTTGTGCAGTACAAAGCATATTGCTTACTAATATAGATAATAAGCACATAGCCCCTTGGGATCATGGATATTCGCTCCATCTTCAAACTAAACACAGTTAAATGACTCAAAACCATCTTACTGTGCACAGAGCTATTCTAAAGAACCTGGAACATTATCATTACTGCTTTCATTACATCTTATTTCTGTGCACAATTGGAAAGGACTGTGCTTTACTGTATGTTTGCACAGAGCCTGTCACAGCAGAACCTGAACAAAGTCACTGTCCTCTGCCTGTTCTGTTAAAACTCATTATAAGGAAGCATTGTGTTATTAGAACAAACGATCCAACATGTTCTTGAAGTTGCAGCTGCCTCAATACCTAGAAAAAGCTGGTGCCCTTACTCATATTGGCTGGTGTAGATGAACTTCATCAAGATGAGCTCTTGCGTGTGTTCGTGGAAGATGTCTTCCAGAGTTCGACCCCATTCTTCCCTCAGCCATGTCCGGAATTCCTGCAGCACAAGGAGAAGAGACAAGGGCAAAGCTGGAGTTGCTTCATTTGCAACAGTGATGCTACCCCAGCATGACTTCACTAGGTCAACAAAATTCACCAGTGCAGCCACAGAGAGGTCATACGCTCTGCCAGACAGCAGACTGTAGCTGGATTTGGGAACAGGCACACATTGCTACAGAGCTAACCTGGCAATAAGATGAACAAGAAGTAGTCATCATGGTAACTACCCTACACCTGCAAGGTGCACTTAGCTTTAAAGAAATAATGGGTAAAACCATTATGCCTCCTTAGAATAAAAGCATAAGCACCAGCTGTTACTTCAAATTAGCTGACCTACTGTTTGTGTTCTGACTTACCTTGCAGTAATTTGTTTGTGTGCCCATAAGCTGATTCCTGTGCCCTATCCTGGCATATTAAA contains:
- the FBXO31 gene encoding F-box only protein 31 isoform X2, with amino-acid sequence MAVCARLCGVGPARGCRRRGAAREQRRGGAADSEPDTDPEEAGGGGAAGEEDEEEERIEGGRPAPQPAEAGPAARAPLSLLELPPELLVQIFGSLPGTDLPSLARVCTTFRRILRTDTIWRRRCREEYGVCENLRKLEITGVSCRDVYAKLLHRYRHILGLWQPDIGPYGGLLNVVVDGLFIIGWMYLPPHDPHVDDPMRFKPLFRIHLMERKCATVECMYGHKGPHNGHIQIVKKDEFSTKCNQTDHHRMSGGRQEEFRTWLREEWGRTLEDIFHEHTQELILMKFIYTSQYDNCLTYRRIYLPPSSPDDLIKPGLFKGTYGSHGLEIVMLSFHGKKAKGTKITGDPNIPAGQQTVEIDLAHPLQLPDIENLRDFSELSRIVLEVQEQVRREEQEEEQRQEEEDCSQQAASQPAAQALGGEGAKGEETAAGAEGAAQDKAPASQPFVLPMGVISRNEDYPRTCRICFYGTGLIAGHGFTSPERTPGVFVLFDDDRFGFIWLELKSFSLYSRIKVSFQNAEAPSREAFDEMLKNIQSLAT